In a genomic window of Muntiacus reevesi chromosome 1, mMunRee1.1, whole genome shotgun sequence:
- the ATCAY gene encoding caytaxin has product MGTTEATLRMENVDVKEEWQDEALPRPLPEETGMDLLGSPTEDTSSPPNTLNFNGAHRKRKTLVAPEINISLDQSEGSLLSDDFLDTPDDLDINVDDIETPDETDSLEFLGNGNELEWEDDTPVAAAKNMPGDSADLFGDGSAEDGSAANGRLWRTVIIGEQEHRIDLHMIRPYMRVVTHGGYYGEGLNAIIVFAACFLPDSSSPDYHYIMENLFLYVISSLELLVAEDYMIVYLNGATPRRRMPGIGWLKKCYQMIDRRLRKNLKSLIIVHPSWFIRTVLAISRPFISVKFINKIQYVHSLEDLEQLIPMEHVQIPDCVLQYEEERLKVRRESARPQPEYVLPRSEEKAEAGLAEDRSALATEDQETSMS; this is encoded by the exons ATGGGGACCACTGAAGCCACACTCCGGATGGAGAACGTGGACGTGAAGGAAGAATGGCAGGACGAAGCTCTGCCCAG GCCACTCCCGGAAGAGACGGGGATGGACTTGCTTGGCAGCCCCACAGAAGACACATCCT CCCCTCCCAACACGCTGAACTTCAACGGGGCTCATCGTAAGCGAAAGACACTGGTGGCCCCTGAGATCAACATTTCCCTGGACCAGAGTGAGGGCTCCCTGCTGTCAGATGACTTCCTGGACACCCCCGATGACCTGGACATCAACGTGGATGACATCGAGACCCCTGATGAGACCGACTCACTGGAGTTCCTGGGGAACGGCAATGAGCTGGAGTGGGAAG atgaCACCCCCGTGGCCGCCGCCAAGAACATGCCCGGAGACAGTGCAGATCTGTTTGGGGACGGTTCGGCGGAGGATGGCAGCGCAGCCAACGGGCGTCTGTGGAGGACAGTGATCATTGGGGAACAGGAACACCGGATCGATCTACACATGATCCGGCCCTACATGAGGGTGGTGACCCACGGAG GGTACTACGGCGAAGGTCTCAACGCCATTATCGTCTTTGCCGCCTGCTTCCTCCCGGACAGCAGCTCCCCCGACTACCACTACATCATGGAGAACCTCTTCCT GTACGTCATCAGCAGCCTGGAGCTCCTCGTGGCGGAAGATTACATGATCGTGTACCTGAACGGCGCCACGCCCCGGCGGAGGATGCCAGGCATCGGCTGGCTGAAAAAGTGCTACCAGATGATCGACCGCAG ACTTCGGAAAAACCTGAAGTCCTTAATCATCGTCCACCCATCCTGGTTCATCCGCACCGTTCTGGCCATCTCCCGCCCTTTCATCAG CGTCAAGTTCATCAACAAGATCCAGTATGTGCACAGCTTGGAAGATCTGGAGCAGCTCATCCCCATGGAGCACGTGCAGATCCCAGACTGCGTGCTACA GTACGAGGAGGAACGGCTGAAGGTCAGGAGAGAAAG CGCAAGGCCACAGCCGGAGTACGTCCTGCCCAGGTCTGAAGAGAAGGCAGAGGCGGGGCTGGCGGAAGACAG GTCTGCTCTGGCCACAGAAGATCAGGAAACGAG CATGTCTTGA